From a single Vagococcus xieshaowenii genomic region:
- a CDS encoding amidase domain-containing protein, with protein MKRAAPQLRSAPFNYAKGTTYALKYALTPNSSYEVFSNGDCTNFTSQIAFAGGKKKVWAANPSGYPWYWDKKGVYSRSWTVAFTFAQYWTADGAITLNYNDKASAQKGYGLKEHLLHIGKKILLI; from the coding sequence TTGAAGCGGGCAGCACCTCAACTTCGAAGTGCACCATTTAACTACGCTAAAGGGACTACATATGCTTTAAAGTATGCTTTAACACCTAATAGTTCATATGAAGTTTTCAGTAATGGAGACTGTACAAACTTTACATCACAAATTGCTTTTGCCGGAGGAAAGAAAAAAGTTTGGGCAGCCAATCCAAGTGGTTATCCGTGGTATTGGGACAAAAAGGGCGTTTATTCAAGGTCGTGGACAGTGGCGTTTACATTTGCTCAATACTGGACAGCTGATGGAGCAATCACATTGAACTATAATGATAAAGCTTCTGCTCAAAAAGGTTATGGACTGAAGGAGCATTTGTTGCATATTGGGAAAAAAATACTTTTAATATAG